The following proteins come from a genomic window of Timaviella obliquedivisa GSE-PSE-MK23-08B:
- the dnaK gene encoding molecular chaperone DnaK gives MGKVIGIDLGTTNCCVAVLEGGKPVVISNSEGGRTTPSIVGFGKTGERLVGQLAKRQAVTNAENTVFSIKRFIGRRWNDTEQERCRVPYVCVKGRDETVDVQIRSNAYTPQEVSAMILQKLKQDAENYLGETVNQAVITVPAYFTDAQRQATKDAGTIAGLEVLRIINEPTAAALSYGLEKQHQDQTVLVFDLGGGTFDVSVLQLGDGVFEVKATSGNNRLGGDDFDSLLVEWMRQKFQQQEQIDLLTDKMALQRLREAAEKAKIELSTMLTTTVNLPFITADETGPKHLEMELTRAHFEELVAPLVQATIDPVTQALKDCDLSPDQIDRIILVGGSTRTPAVQEAIQKHFGGKMPDRSVNPDEAVALGAAIQAGVLGGEVKDLLLLDVTPLSLGIETLGEVFTKVIERNTTIPSSKTQTFSTATDGQTSVEVHALQGERALARDNKSLGKFQLTGIPSAPRGVPQIEVSFEIDANGILQVAARDKGTGREQGITISNTGGLSEAEVERMRQEAELYAEDDDQRRQLVTLRNQADSLFYSYESTLRDSADFITDDLKRSAADRVSDLRVALASRSVTVEEMKQCLDALQQTLYTLGEAVYQQAAEPSLGNSRSEGEYAYAAAAPWASDTDACKSSNDYDNDFANDETITADYEAVD, from the coding sequence ATGGGAAAAGTCATTGGCATTGACCTGGGCACAACCAACTGTTGTGTAGCCGTTCTTGAGGGCGGTAAGCCTGTTGTAATCTCTAACTCTGAAGGAGGGCGAACCACGCCCAGCATTGTGGGGTTTGGCAAAACAGGCGAAAGGCTCGTGGGGCAACTTGCCAAACGGCAAGCCGTTACCAACGCCGAAAACACAGTTTTTAGCATTAAGCGATTTATTGGTCGCCGCTGGAATGATACCGAACAAGAGCGGTGTCGGGTTCCCTACGTCTGTGTCAAAGGGCGCGATGAAACAGTAGACGTGCAAATTAGAAGCAACGCCTACACCCCCCAAGAAGTCTCCGCCATGATCCTGCAAAAATTGAAGCAGGATGCTGAAAACTACTTAGGCGAAACAGTTAATCAAGCTGTAATTACCGTTCCGGCATACTTTACTGATGCCCAGCGCCAAGCCACCAAAGACGCTGGAACTATTGCAGGGCTAGAAGTCCTGCGCATCATTAACGAGCCGACTGCCGCCGCCCTATCCTATGGATTAGAGAAGCAGCACCAAGATCAAACTGTCTTAGTCTTTGACTTGGGCGGCGGTACGTTCGATGTCTCTGTGCTGCAGTTAGGCGATGGCGTTTTTGAAGTCAAAGCCACCTCTGGCAACAATCGTTTAGGCGGTGATGACTTCGATAGCCTCTTAGTTGAGTGGATGAGACAGAAGTTTCAGCAGCAAGAACAAATTGACCTTTTGACTGACAAAATGGCGCTTCAGCGTCTGAGAGAAGCTGCCGAAAAGGCAAAGATTGAACTCTCTACAATGCTGACGACGACTGTCAATTTGCCATTTATCACGGCAGATGAGACAGGCCCGAAGCATCTAGAAATGGAGCTGACCCGTGCCCATTTTGAAGAGTTAGTCGCGCCCTTAGTCCAGGCAACCATCGACCCGGTTACCCAGGCTTTGAAAGACTGCGATCTCTCTCCCGATCAAATCGATCGCATTATCCTCGTTGGCGGCTCAACTCGTACCCCAGCTGTTCAAGAGGCAATTCAAAAGCACTTTGGCGGCAAAATGCCCGATCGCTCTGTCAACCCTGACGAAGCCGTAGCATTGGGTGCGGCCATTCAAGCAGGCGTACTGGGCGGCGAAGTCAAGGATCTGCTCCTGCTAGACGTGACTCCTTTATCCTTGGGTATCGAAACCTTAGGTGAAGTTTTCACTAAAGTTATTGAGCGCAACACCACGATTCCCAGCAGCAAAACCCAAACTTTCTCTACTGCCACAGACGGTCAAACCTCTGTTGAAGTTCATGCACTGCAAGGCGAACGGGCACTGGCAAGAGATAATAAGAGCCTTGGGAAGTTCCAGCTAACAGGCATCCCATCTGCACCTAGAGGCGTTCCCCAAATTGAGGTGTCTTTTGAAATTGACGCAAACGGTATCTTGCAGGTTGCAGCCCGCGACAAAGGCACAGGACGCGAGCAAGGCATCACGATTAGCAACACTGGCGGATTGAGTGAAGCCGAGGTCGAGCGAATGCGCCAAGAGGCAGAGCTTTACGCTGAAGATGACGATCAACGTAGACAGCTTGTAACGCTGCGCAACCAGGCAGATAGCTTGTTCTACAGCTACGAATCAACTTTACGAGACAGCGCTGACTTCATCACCGACGATCTCAAGCGATCGGCAGCAGATCGCGTCTCTGATTTACGAGTAGCTCTGGCAAGCCGTTCTGTGACCGTGGAAGAGATGAAACAGTGTCTAGACGCACTTCAGCAGACTTTATACACACTGGGCGAAGCTGTCTATCAACAGGCAGCAGAACCTAGCTTGGGCAATAGTCGCAGCGAAGGAGAATATGCCTATGCAGCGGCGGCTCCTTGGGCAAGCGATACAGATGCATGCAAGAGTTCTAATGATTACGACAACGACTTCGCAAACGACGAAACGATCACAGCTGATTATGAAGCCGTTGATTAA
- a CDS encoding FAD-dependent oxidoreductase — translation MEELKTDVLVVGGGAGGTAAALQAARRGVQTILVSEFSWLGGMLTSAGVSAPDGNELLAFQTGIWGAFIKELQRRQPLDHGWVSFFTYSPKIGAEIFADWVKTLPNLRWISHQTPLEIERKSERITAVRFADFLIRAEVILDGTELGDVLALAEVPHRWGWEWRSQWGEPSAPVRANAMTEKYPVQAPTWVVVLQDFGRGAVSPEILAPMVDMPEAFVGTEARYGWEQLLSYGQLPEHQFMMNWPQQGNDYGVNLGRLVKSEEARKEFLQEAYWHSQSFARFLRNQLGQRYGLADHVFPLHEGLGGGAFALHPYYRESRRVRGLTIAREQDILPIAGGTVAALPLNEHQRCEAIAIGNYANDHHYPGYDFPLTPKSIRWGGRWTGTPFTLPYRCLIPAETDGLLVCEKNISVSHIANGATRLQPIVLGIGQAAGMAAALCIEKGCQPRELPVNLVQAALLADAIAPAALVPLFNLSSHHPDWQHWQDYYLNHPDKYPLDGNCPTTFSAKTVVAIDGSLTFTGIFQRGADQDYTLTVSMDSPQQRLALVTIHPEVNQQLKECCDGQLLKVRGRLNRSGNWILVEHLKDLETQSSDNLRK, via the coding sequence ATGGAAGAACTGAAGACTGATGTCCTGGTTGTAGGAGGCGGAGCGGGTGGCACTGCTGCTGCACTGCAAGCGGCGCGGCGCGGCGTACAAACGATTTTGGTTAGCGAATTTTCTTGGCTAGGGGGAATGTTAACGTCGGCGGGGGTTTCGGCTCCTGATGGCAACGAGTTACTGGCATTTCAAACGGGCATTTGGGGTGCATTTATTAAAGAACTCCAACGACGGCAGCCGCTGGATCATGGTTGGGTGAGTTTCTTTACCTATTCCCCTAAGATAGGCGCAGAAATTTTTGCCGATTGGGTTAAGACATTACCGAACTTGCGTTGGATTAGTCACCAAACGCCTTTAGAAATAGAGAGGAAAAGTGAAAGGATTACGGCAGTAAGGTTTGCTGATTTTCTCATCCGGGCAGAGGTTATTTTAGATGGAACTGAACTAGGGGATGTGTTAGCGCTGGCGGAAGTTCCTCACCGTTGGGGGTGGGAATGGCGATCGCAGTGGGGAGAGCCGAGCGCGCCAGTTCGAGCCAATGCAATGACTGAGAAGTATCCAGTTCAAGCTCCGACTTGGGTAGTTGTGTTACAGGATTTTGGAAGGGGAGCAGTATCGCCAGAAATTCTTGCTCCAATGGTAGATATGCCTGAAGCGTTTGTGGGAACTGAGGCTAGGTATGGCTGGGAGCAGCTTTTGAGCTATGGGCAATTGCCTGAGCATCAGTTCATGATGAATTGGCCTCAGCAGGGAAACGACTATGGAGTGAATTTAGGGCGGCTGGTCAAATCAGAGGAAGCACGGAAAGAGTTTTTACAGGAGGCTTATTGGCATTCTCAAAGCTTTGCTCGGTTTCTACGAAATCAGCTTGGACAGCGGTATGGACTGGCAGATCATGTTTTTCCTCTGCATGAGGGGTTGGGAGGTGGAGCCTTTGCCTTACATCCCTACTACCGAGAAAGTCGGCGGGTGAGAGGATTGACGATCGCCCGTGAGCAAGATATTTTGCCGATCGCAGGAGGAACTGTAGCTGCTTTACCCCTTAACGAGCATCAACGGTGTGAAGCGATCGCCATTGGCAACTATGCTAACGATCATCACTATCCTGGCTACGACTTTCCCCTTACGCCCAAGTCAATTCGTTGGGGTGGACGCTGGACGGGTACACCTTTCACGCTGCCCTATCGATGCTTGATCCCGGCAGAAACCGATGGGCTATTAGTGTGTGAGAAAAATATTTCAGTATCCCATATCGCCAACGGGGCAACCCGTTTACAGCCAATTGTTTTGGGCATTGGGCAAGCGGCAGGAATGGCGGCAGCCCTGTGTATAGAAAAAGGGTGTCAGCCAAGGGAGTTACCAGTGAATTTGGTGCAAGCTGCGCTATTAGCAGACGCGATCGCTCCTGCTGCGCTGGTGCCTCTATTCAACTTGTCTTCCCATCATCCAGATTGGCAACACTGGCAAGATTACTATCTCAACCATCCTGACAAGTATCCATTAGATGGCAATTGTCCGACTACGTTTTCTGCTAAGACAGTCGTTGCGATCGATGGAAGCTTAACCTTTACCGGAATTTTTCAACGTGGCGCTGACCAAGACTATACGCTTACCGTATCAATGGATTCACCGCAACAAAGATTGGCTTTGGTCACTATTCATCCTGAGGTCAACCAACAGTTAAAAGAATGTTGTGATGGGCAACTTCTTAAAGTCCGAGGACGGCTAAATCGCTCGGGGAATTGGATACTCGTGGAACACTTGAAGGATTTGGAGACGCAGTCCTCTGATAATCTAAGAAAATGA
- a CDS encoding pentapeptide repeat-containing protein, which yields MSYCLNPACPNPENSNTVDQCAACGTNLLMRDRYRVLQALGQGGFGATFVAKDESLPGSPYCVIKQLRPVTTSYHVLQMARDLFQREAKTLGKIGNHPQIPRLLDYFEVNREFYLVQEYVSGSTLQQEVKRSGAFNESGIKQFLSEILPLMQYVHSQQVIHRDLKPANIIRRSQDKKLVLIDFGAVKDQVSPVLSTASEQTALTAYAIGTPGYAPPEQMAMRPVYASDIYALGVTCLYLLTTKSPKDMAYDPASGELVWRDLVHISDHLAEVLKKMLEVSVRHRYQNATEVLRALELEPYMDSLAKGMANQAGRTPRHNTHSTIDRNDSTSSASSSPSARMAAAIRARHAKSHSEATSLQTGVSRHPVMQQAIAAIPSSERTDEQTTSKTSTKIPNLTAAALLEAYAKGKRDFNSHDLSLLNLAKTDLSGANFHQAKLYKINLQGANLFNADFGRASLSQASVKNANLSRAYLSHADLEGADLRGADLSYSYLSNANLRGANLCGADLTGAKVSAEQLTLARTNWATVHPNGKRGLW from the coding sequence ATGAGCTACTGCTTAAATCCTGCCTGTCCTAATCCCGAGAATTCTAATACTGTTGACCAATGTGCAGCTTGTGGAACCAATCTTTTAATGCGCGATCGCTATCGTGTTCTTCAGGCATTAGGGCAAGGTGGTTTTGGAGCCACCTTTGTAGCAAAGGATGAATCTTTACCCGGTTCTCCTTACTGCGTAATTAAGCAATTGCGACCCGTAACGACTTCTTATCACGTCTTACAAATGGCGCGAGATTTATTTCAGCGGGAAGCCAAGACTTTAGGAAAAATTGGGAACCATCCTCAAATTCCGCGCCTGTTAGATTATTTTGAGGTAAATCGAGAGTTTTATCTGGTTCAAGAATATGTCAGTGGCTCGACGCTACAGCAAGAGGTCAAGCGATCGGGGGCTTTCAATGAATCTGGGATCAAACAGTTCCTCAGCGAAATTTTGCCGCTGATGCAATACGTTCACAGCCAGCAGGTGATTCATCGTGATCTCAAACCCGCCAACATTATTCGGCGTTCTCAAGATAAAAAGTTAGTTCTAATTGACTTCGGCGCTGTAAAAGATCAGGTTAGTCCTGTCCTGTCTACAGCTTCTGAACAAACCGCACTGACGGCATACGCTATTGGAACACCCGGCTATGCACCTCCCGAGCAAATGGCAATGCGTCCTGTCTATGCCAGTGACATTTATGCACTAGGAGTTACTTGTCTCTATCTGCTCACCACTAAGTCACCCAAAGATATGGCGTACGACCCTGCTAGCGGAGAATTGGTCTGGCGAGATTTGGTACACATCAGCGACCACCTGGCAGAAGTTCTCAAAAAGATGCTGGAGGTGTCTGTTCGTCATCGCTACCAGAATGCAACTGAAGTACTGAGGGCACTGGAATTAGAACCTTACATGGATAGTTTGGCAAAGGGTATGGCAAATCAGGCAGGGCGAACCCCACGTCACAATACCCATTCCACGATCGATCGCAATGATTCAACGTCTTCTGCTTCATCCTCTCCCTCTGCTCGCATGGCTGCTGCTATTCGCGCCCGTCATGCCAAGAGCCACTCTGAAGCAACAAGTTTACAAACTGGAGTATCGCGCCATCCAGTCATGCAACAGGCGATCGCCGCTATTCCATCCTCAGAAAGAACGGATGAGCAAACAACAAGCAAGACTTCAACTAAAATTCCTAACCTAACAGCCGCCGCTTTGTTAGAAGCGTATGCCAAAGGCAAGCGAGATTTTAATTCTCATGATTTGAGCTTGCTAAATTTAGCTAAGACGGATTTGTCTGGAGCCAATTTTCACCAGGCAAAACTTTATAAAATTAATTTACAAGGCGCTAACCTATTCAATGCTGACTTTGGTAGAGCCAGTTTGAGCCAAGCCAGCGTTAAAAACGCAAATTTGTCGAGAGCCTACCTGAGCCACGCTGATTTAGAAGGTGCCGATTTGCGGGGAGCAGACCTGAGCTACTCCTATCTCAGCAATGCCAATTTGCGCGGGGCTAACCTTTGTGGAGCAGATTTAACAGGAGCAAAAGTTTCAGCAGAACAACTGACACTGGCACGAACCAATTGGGCAACGGTTCACCCTAACGGCAAACGAGGATTGTGGTAA
- a CDS encoding glycosyltransferase family 4 protein, translated as MNSARNPLNLLLLSTPVGALGSGLGGGVELTLRNIALELMGRGHSVDILAPMGSGMPGLSIAPIGGKLHTTAQTQGRNAPIEMPGDSVLANMWEYARENQDKYDLLVNFAYDWLPFYLTPFLETPIAHLVSMGSLTLAMDAVIGQTAVRFPGTIGVHSRAQAETFEFADRCRCLGNGIDLKIYDFCAEPENYLGWVGRIAPEKGIEDAIAAADRLSIPLKIWGAMPDLDYWDKICMFYPDAAFTYEGFLSTKALQKALGRCQGLLMTHKWVEAFGNVAIEALACGVPVISYQRGGPAEIVQDGVTGWLVKPDSLDGLVEAIAHLPQIDRQACRYRAEAEYSMLSMGDRMEAWFYDILEAKV; from the coding sequence GTGAATTCTGCTCGAAATCCTCTTAATTTACTGCTGCTTTCAACCCCAGTAGGTGCTTTAGGCTCAGGGTTGGGAGGAGGTGTAGAGCTAACGTTGCGAAATATTGCATTGGAGTTGATGGGACGAGGGCACTCGGTAGACATTCTGGCTCCGATGGGTTCGGGTATGCCAGGGCTCTCGATCGCCCCAATTGGCGGCAAGCTTCATACCACAGCCCAAACCCAGGGACGCAATGCTCCTATTGAGATGCCTGGAGATTCGGTGTTAGCGAATATGTGGGAATACGCCCGTGAGAATCAGGACAAGTACGATTTGCTGGTGAATTTTGCTTATGATTGGCTGCCTTTCTACCTGACTCCTTTCTTGGAGACTCCGATCGCCCATTTGGTTAGTATGGGTTCTTTGACTTTGGCGATGGATGCTGTCATTGGGCAAACTGCTGTTCGGTTTCCCGGAACAATTGGGGTGCATAGTCGGGCGCAGGCAGAGACGTTCGAGTTTGCAGATAGGTGTCGATGTTTGGGGAATGGCATCGATTTAAAGATCTACGATTTTTGTGCCGAGCCAGAGAATTATTTGGGTTGGGTAGGGCGGATTGCGCCTGAGAAAGGAATTGAAGATGCGATCGCGGCTGCCGATCGCCTAAGCATCCCGCTCAAAATTTGGGGAGCTATGCCCGACTTGGATTACTGGGACAAAATTTGTATGTTTTATCCTGATGCCGCTTTCACCTACGAAGGGTTTCTATCTACCAAAGCTCTACAGAAAGCTTTAGGTCGCTGTCAAGGATTACTGATGACCCACAAATGGGTGGAGGCGTTTGGAAATGTGGCGATCGAAGCGCTTGCCTGTGGCGTTCCTGTGATTTCTTACCAGCGAGGCGGCCCTGCCGAGATTGTGCAAGATGGCGTGACGGGTTGGTTAGTGAAGCCAGATAGCTTAGATGGGCTAGTCGAGGCGATCGCCCATCTGCCGCAGATCGATCGCCAAGCCTGCCGCTACCGTGCTGAAGCAGAATATTCAATGCTGTCAATGGGCGATCGTATGGAAGCCTGGTTTTACGATATTTTAGAAGCCAAAGTCTAA
- the rsgA gene encoding small ribosomal subunit biogenesis GTPase RsgA — MGNNSQVVPAPVGTVVAVQANYYRVRLDAFIPEEAGEVDYLLCTRRSRLKKIGQQVMVGDRVAVAEPDWVDRRGAISDVEPRQTQMDRPPVANANRILLVFALAEPNLDPFQLSRFLVKAESTGLSVSLCLNKSDLVTPEMRQKWCDRLHQWGYDPVIISLQESSNLTVLQQQLANTITIVSGPSGVGKSSLINRLIPAIDLRVNSVSGKLGRGRHTTRHVELFRLPGGGLLADSPGFNQPDLNCTPTELAQYFPEARQQLMGNSCQFSNCLHRTEPNCVVRGMWERYDDYLTFLEETIVYQETLNHSSEDEESTKLMNNKGENQLQVEPKLATKKYRQPSRRTQKQTLRDLCHDIEESLTESD, encoded by the coding sequence ATGGGCAACAATTCCCAAGTTGTCCCTGCTCCAGTTGGAACTGTTGTTGCTGTTCAAGCCAATTACTATCGAGTGAGGCTGGATGCTTTTATTCCAGAAGAAGCAGGGGAAGTTGATTACTTACTTTGTACCCGCCGATCGCGGTTAAAAAAAATTGGGCAGCAGGTTATGGTAGGCGATCGCGTAGCTGTTGCAGAACCAGATTGGGTAGACCGACGAGGCGCAATTTCTGATGTAGAACCTCGCCAAACTCAAATGGATCGTCCACCCGTTGCCAACGCCAACCGAATCTTGCTGGTATTTGCGCTTGCGGAACCAAATTTAGATCCGTTCCAACTCAGTCGCTTTTTAGTTAAGGCTGAGTCTACGGGTTTGTCGGTAAGTCTTTGTTTGAATAAGAGTGATTTAGTAACGCCAGAGATGCGGCAGAAATGGTGCGATCGCCTTCATCAATGGGGCTACGATCCAGTTATTATTAGCCTTCAGGAAAGCAGCAATTTAACTGTCCTACAACAACAATTAGCCAATACTATTACGATCGTTTCTGGCCCTTCTGGGGTTGGCAAATCTAGTTTAATTAATCGACTTATTCCCGCTATTGATTTGAGGGTTAACTCAGTTTCTGGCAAACTGGGTCGAGGACGACATACTACCCGTCATGTCGAGCTATTTCGTCTGCCCGGGGGCGGTTTACTAGCCGACAGCCCTGGTTTTAACCAGCCAGATTTAAACTGTACACCCACCGAGTTAGCACAGTATTTTCCTGAAGCACGCCAACAGTTAATGGGAAACTCCTGCCAGTTTAGCAATTGTTTGCACCGTACCGAACCTAACTGTGTTGTTAGAGGAATGTGGGAGAGATACGACGACTATTTAACATTTTTAGAGGAAACAATAGTTTATCAGGAAACCCTTAATCACTCTAGCGAAGACGAGGAAAGCACAAAATTAATGAATAACAAAGGAGAAAATCAACTGCAAGTTGAACCTAAGTTGGCGACTAAAAAATATCGTCAGCCCTCTCGTCGAACCCAAAAACAAACGCTTCGAGATCTCTGTCACGACATCGAAGAATCCTTAACAGAAAGTGATTGA
- a CDS encoding sulfurtransferase TusA family protein, producing the protein MSHLIPDAQLDLRGTPCPINFVRTKLRLEKMAPGSLLEVWLDAGEPMEQVPDSLKMEGYGIEQIEERTDFFTLKIRRPYQIDEPEL; encoded by the coding sequence ATGAGCCATTTAATACCTGACGCTCAACTCGACCTCCGGGGAACTCCCTGCCCCATTAACTTTGTTCGTACCAAACTTCGTCTAGAAAAGATGGCTCCTGGTTCTCTTCTGGAGGTTTGGTTGGATGCAGGAGAACCCATGGAGCAAGTCCCAGACAGCCTCAAAATGGAAGGTTATGGAATCGAGCAAATTGAGGAGCGCACTGACTTTTTCACCCTCAAGATTCGTCGTCCCTATCAGATAGACGAGCCTGAACTATGA
- the dnaJ gene encoding molecular chaperone DnaJ, which translates to MAGDYYELLGVQRNADKEELKRAYRRLARKYHPDVNKDAGAEERFKEINRAYEVLSEPETRSRYDRFGEAGVGSAASAGYQDFSDLGGFADIFESFFSGFSGGAGQQQQPGRRRGGPTRGDDLRLDLKLDFREAIFGGEKEIRISHLETCTTCSGSGAKPGTQPRVCSTCTGAGQVRRATRTPFGSFTQVSVCPTCNGTGQMIEDKCDVCGGSGQKQEAKKLKITIPAGVDNGTRLRVSSEGDTGQRSGPPGDLYVYLFVNEDAEFQRDGINILSKIKLSYLQAILGDRIEVETVDGPAEVTIAPGTQPNTTITLENRGVPRLGNPVSRGDHLITVAIDIPTKISAEEKELLEKLAKIRGDRLSKSGGLFGGLFRG; encoded by the coding sequence ATGGCAGGTGATTACTACGAACTCCTTGGCGTTCAGCGCAACGCAGACAAAGAGGAACTGAAACGCGCTTACAGACGGCTCGCTCGTAAATATCATCCTGATGTCAACAAAGACGCAGGTGCCGAGGAGCGCTTTAAAGAAATTAATCGAGCTTACGAAGTCCTTTCTGAACCCGAAACGCGATCGCGTTACGATCGTTTTGGTGAAGCTGGGGTAGGTTCTGCTGCGAGTGCTGGCTACCAAGACTTTAGTGACCTGGGCGGCTTTGCAGATATTTTCGAGAGCTTCTTCAGCGGCTTCTCAGGTGGCGCGGGTCAGCAGCAACAACCTGGGCGCAGACGGGGTGGACCGACCCGAGGCGATGACTTACGCCTTGACCTTAAACTAGATTTTCGAGAAGCAATCTTTGGCGGCGAAAAAGAAATTCGGATCAGCCACTTAGAGACTTGTACCACTTGCAGCGGCTCGGGTGCGAAACCTGGCACTCAGCCACGAGTTTGCTCAACTTGTACTGGGGCTGGGCAAGTGCGCCGCGCCACCCGCACTCCTTTTGGCAGTTTTACTCAAGTTTCTGTTTGCCCCACCTGCAACGGCACAGGGCAAATGATCGAAGACAAGTGTGATGTGTGTGGCGGCAGCGGACAGAAGCAAGAGGCGAAGAAGCTAAAGATTACGATCCCTGCTGGGGTCGACAATGGCACACGCCTCCGAGTTTCCAGTGAGGGAGATACTGGGCAACGCAGCGGTCCGCCTGGGGATTTGTATGTCTACTTATTCGTAAACGAAGATGCCGAGTTTCAGCGAGATGGCATCAATATTCTCTCTAAAATTAAGCTCAGTTATTTGCAGGCAATTTTGGGCGATCGCATTGAAGTTGAAACTGTAGATGGTCCTGCGGAAGTTACGATCGCGCCCGGAACTCAGCCCAATACCACCATTACCCTGGAGAATCGTGGTGTTCCCCGTTTGGGCAACCCTGTGAGTCGGGGTGATCACTTGATCACCGTTGCGATTGACATTCCTACTAAAATTAGTGCCGAAGAAAAAGAACTATTGGAAAAATTGGCAAAAATTCGGGGCGATCGCCTCAGCAAAAGTGGTGGATTATTTGGAGGACTCTTTCGAGGATGA
- the grpE gene encoding nucleotide exchange factor GrpE codes for MEQQPMSAEINLETANEPQSQDENLVPEPAIAEELILDAETEPFDLSPEPTPEAQDAHVKELTQSINTLKAQLDDRSAQVEELTNQQKRLAADFENYRRRTAKEKEDLEVQVKIATINELLSVVDNFERARSHIKPQNEAETTIHKSYQGIYKQLVDSLKRIGVSPMRAEGQDFDPNLHEAVMREPTSEFPEGSVMEELVRGYMMGDRILRHALVKVAAAPDGDSPDDGLSDIG; via the coding sequence ATGGAACAACAGCCCATGTCTGCTGAAATAAATCTAGAAACCGCAAACGAACCTCAATCTCAGGACGAAAATTTGGTTCCTGAGCCAGCGATCGCAGAGGAGCTTATCCTGGACGCGGAAACAGAGCCGTTTGACCTTAGCCCAGAACCAACCCCTGAGGCACAGGATGCCCATGTTAAAGAATTAACTCAGAGCATTAATACATTGAAGGCTCAGCTTGACGATCGCTCAGCCCAAGTTGAAGAACTGACCAATCAGCAAAAGCGCTTGGCAGCAGATTTTGAGAACTACCGGAGACGGACAGCGAAAGAGAAAGAAGACCTGGAAGTTCAGGTAAAAATTGCCACCATTAACGAACTGCTTTCTGTAGTCGATAACTTTGAACGGGCGCGATCGCACATCAAGCCGCAAAACGAAGCCGAAACCACCATTCACAAGAGCTACCAGGGCATCTACAAGCAACTTGTAGATTCTCTCAAGCGCATTGGCGTATCTCCCATGCGGGCAGAAGGTCAGGACTTCGACCCCAACCTGCACGAAGCCGTAATGAGAGAACCCACCAGCGAGTTCCCCGAAGGTTCAGTTATGGAAGAACTGGTGCGCGGGTACATGATGGGCGATCGTATCCTTCGGCACGCCCTGGTCAAAGTCGCTGCTGCCCCCGATGGCGATAGTCCAGACGACGGATTATCAGATATAGGCTAA
- a CDS encoding DUF3493 domain-containing protein: protein MPDLSTQNASKSPENPRKLDPQLYAQLQAEAKAPYRGLRKFVYFACGASGAIGGVVFLTQLIAGRDIGNALPNFAFQMGIVALMVALFRWEQRAERKP from the coding sequence ATGCCTGATCTTTCGACTCAAAACGCTTCAAAAAGTCCTGAAAACCCACGAAAGCTCGACCCTCAACTCTATGCCCAGCTTCAAGCAGAGGCAAAAGCTCCTTATCGTGGGCTGAGAAAATTTGTTTATTTTGCTTGTGGTGCATCAGGGGCGATCGGGGGAGTTGTGTTCCTCACCCAATTAATTGCAGGACGAGATATTGGTAACGCTCTGCCCAATTTTGCCTTCCAGATGGGGATTGTTGCCTTAATGGTGGCATTATTTCGCTGGGAGCAGCGGGCAGAACGTAAGCCTTAA